In Phaseolus vulgaris cultivar G19833 chromosome 7, P. vulgaris v2.0, whole genome shotgun sequence, the genomic stretch CTTAAAAGACCATTGTAATGGTATTCTCCTAACACTGAGCCCGTTTGGTGAGATACAGTCTATTTGTCACTGTTCACGTTGCCACTGCTGTATGAGAAAAACGAAGACCAGGTTGATGCAATGGGTGAGAAGGCAATGATTgagataaaaaaacaatatgCAGTGTTTGATGCTAAGGTTTTGAGCCAGATACCAATAGCGGGATTCAAAAAAGATTAGAATACATCATCTGTCCGGTTATTGTTTACTGTGGATGTCTGTTTTGTTCAGATAGATAGTGAAATATAGTTTGTTTGAGGAATAAAAGTCCACCTAGTCCTggctttaactattttttaggATTATCTTTCATCATTTCTCAGTAGCCTTAAATTAAATGTCATCTAAGGAACTGCTTCCCAACTTCTATTTGCCTTTTTCTATTTCTCGCTTTTCTCTATTTATTTCTTTCATTGCTCAATTACACAAATTCCTTACTTTAAATACCTCATAATAACATTTAAATGTAACATGGATTTTACTGAATTAAAATGCCCGGTGGTTAtggattgattttttttcttaaaaaaagtcTAGGACTACCACCAATATGACTCATTTTgagtttataaattaaatgaaaacataCTTTTCTACCATATCTAATAATTAACATTAACATTAAAACCATAAGATACTTATAATCACCATAAAAAGTTAATGAGGAAATTTTGTTCAAACTCGTCTCACAAATTTATGCtaaaagaattttataaataaatgtcCTTACATGATTTTATGTCAGATTTTTAGATAAGACAAATTAATGTCCAACACTATGCtattttttgtaaaaacattattatatgAAACAAAACATATGAAGTTATTTCATTCTCGtatattttgaaacattttGATATTGAAATAAATCATATATCATATAACGCTTAGAAAACTAAAATACATAGTTTATACATAtatgtgttatatatatatatatatatatatatatatattttatcttgaACATGGTTATATCAAAACCTTCTAAAAaagaatcataaaaaatattaaagtacaTATATAGGAAATAATCCTATGTATCAATTTATcctttttaattaaaagtagAGTTTCTAAAGAACACCAAAAGAGAATATTCTCTTTCCAATTATCATACTCTCAAAGAGCCTATAAAAGAGAATAATGAACACTAAAGACACGAATACGATCAAATCATATCCACTTTTATACATTGGAGTTTACGATCATTCAACTTGTAGAGTTAGACGTAGTAATGAGTgtgttattatttattcttgTAGTCTTTGTTGTATTCTGTTGcagctaaaaaaataaaaacaaaaatactaGGTTGTAATATGTTTGAGTATAATAGAATTCTTTAAGAGTATTGTAATTTGTTTTTGGATATAGCTCAAAATTAAGGtgaaccaatatttttttttttcatattcattCTCTCACTCTTGTATATGTCTACATTATTAGtcttcaaattattttatttcagtgaaaaaaataacattattcaACTCTCCTTTTAGATACTATGtgctatttaaaaaaaaaaatgctcaCTTTTCAAGTTGACTCAATCAATTACTCCCTCTTCAATAAAGATTctgtaataataaaaacattcaTTTTTCTTAGATACTACaattaaagtattttttcaaaactttacAATCAATCAATTATTAAATCTATATATCAATAAGTAACAACCTGTacccaaaaaaaaatcatgttccAACATTATAACGATGTTAAGTATATAAACTCGAGATATTAGGATTAAaataatctttcaaaattttataattaaataattattaaatccTACATTCCAATAAATTACATTTtgtactaatattttaattatgttaaatatataatatttggtTAAATACTAAAAGTTGATGGACTTTGATTGTGTTAATAATAATgacatatttagtttttaagagcctaaaaaataatataaaatgaaaaataaaatatttacaaagcTTATTAATAAACTTCAACTCCGTCaataaaaatagtatatttataattttgaaagacTCTAAAAATACTATAATATAGAACATTTATAATTCTATTAGAacaaaaaatatgttaattttgtTCATTATCTTTTACTTTACACACCTAACTTATTAATGCAAAAGCATAAAATACTtaaaagtaacatttttttctaattaaaaaatattttttttacacaagacttatttttatatttaaaacatataatttatttaaagaacATAAAATAAACAACTATTTTCTTAAATGAAAAACAATAACACTATCTCTTcattgttaattttatattattcttattacttcatatattttcatattattttccCTCAATTTAATCCTTCAATAACACCTTGAACTCAGGTTCAAGACAAGACACCTTCACTTTAATTCATCCGAACAAAACATTATTTCAATTGAGATACTCTTAAGTACTcactttttcaaattaaaaatcttattttgtttttcaattaaataacttttcatgctatttttaatagaaaaaaattgtacTTCTCTCTTTCAAATGacgttttcatttttttttataattttaaaaaattgatatatttttttgtggTATTGTTTTCTTACCTATTTCAGTGGGCATTCTATTTTTGTAAAGGATcttgatttaaaatttttaaagacAAATTAAACGATTTAAAAGTTTAAGTAAttcaatgttaaaaaaaataaaatttcatgtaTTAATCTGATACAACACTGATGCACTTATTCGGCAAATAAAGTATTAATTACTTCTTTATGTGCATATTGCAATTCGTttcaaacatatttattttataacttgtgataatatttatctattttaaaataaacattaccattattttttttatatcaaattcattgtcattttgaaaattcacaatttgtttttaaaatttcatcacTCTCGTAATATTCTTGTTCATCTAAAATATAAGAAAGAATACCTATTAATACTCTTACATTTTACACAGCAATTATTTCGGAAAGAACGGAGAATAGGTTGAATTGTCAATTTTCCTCCATAACtaaagtgtatatatatatatatatatatatatatatatatatatatatatataattaaatgttttggaagtgttGTCTGTCTGATACCTGATCTGATGGTTTGCTGCAAACAGTTTGATCTCAGGTTCGAGACGAGGCACTTCCTTCATTCTCCTCACTCAATAAACAACTCAACCATGTATTTCCTAAAATGAGGTACTTTTAAAGTATCTCTCTTtttcaatacatttttttttaaatcactataataaaaaatacttttaatagAGGTTATTTTATAGTTGATATAATTCTAAGAATTGATTGAATTAActgagatttttttaacctttgttaagttCGAAAGGTTGGTTATTCAaaaatctcagcaaaataattgaggtttttttttcaatgatttttttaaaacctcagcaaaataatgaatatttttttaacctttgttaaattctaaatatttattttaaaaccttaacaaaataacggagttttttttaatcttcgtTGAATTCCAAATGTTTATtataaaacctcagcaaaataaggGAGACttttttaaccttagttaaattccaaaaggtttattctaaaagtTAGCAAAATAACGGTTTTTTTTGTAACGTTtgttaaatttcaatttttttttctaaaatctcagcaaaataacggaggtttgtttaactttcgttaaattccaaagatttatCGTACAACCTCAATAAAAACACTTCAGATTTTttaaacttcaataaataaatataattaaatctatttataaataaataattaaaaactacatagttttaatatattttataactaaatttctaaaattttgaaaatgcaactttacattacaaataagttttctaaagttttaaaaatctattttaaaaaatcagcAAAATAATCTTAGATAATAAGTATATCAACAACTAATCTttgataataagtatttcaagaGTATTTGCATTATTTTGatgattgatggtagttggtttatataattcttagttttttttgttacgagctcatacttaaaaaaaacttgacttattttgttttaacttttgatGCACAgatattttatgttaaattttagttttagttataattattaatatttaattctcataattttgaaatattttaaattaaggtctttattttaaaatgcatataataattaattcactgtgaaagtgagaagcgataaagttaatttctcatcgcaatatgttcttgcaatctttAGCTAAGAACACACATGTTTATAAAGGCCACATCTGAtagataatgcaattatttaggatatataaaataatgataaatactAATTGTTGCCGAGCAAGGTAACAGTGGCTTGTGACCCAAGTTcagtaaggtgatggaagaagcaATATTGGAGTAAGAACAATATAGTGTCTTATGTAATGTTTCTTCTTAGATATAATAGGCATACGTGTGACTGAATTGTGATTCCGTCGACGACCATTGAGCCTGTGTCGAAGAGTAGTGTGTCTACAATGGAAAAGAGAAGTCACGAGGATCGTTAAAGATTGTGGAAAATGAAATCGAAGGTTATTTCAAACGACATGTCATTTtacaaaatttttgaaactcattatattttatgaaagttcttaaacccatggtattttaacAAGGAGTTCTGAAAGACTTTTCCTAAAGTTTAATAAAATTCCGAAGAACACTCCAGAGATGGTTTAGTGGGAAAAACTACAATCCTAAGTAAATCACTTGATAGAGATTTTAACCatgaataatgtaaaaataaacctcctgttaaattttttttcttgtttttcttgtagtgaaatatgttattaattttacttttctaTAATTTCAATCTTTGTATTTTaagtataataaatatatgatcCATGATGCAAATgaataaaaatgttatattatGGCTATCGCAATcagactttgtttttttttttttaaatttagttgtttACACGGATATGAATCCCCAAAACATTGGAAGCTGTTTCAGTCATTTGTAGATGGCTTCAAGTaagaatttttaattattatttacgggtttaacaattatttttatctcattATTATggcaatttttttaatttcatcctATTATTTTAGACattcttaatttaattatatttttaaacgCACAAACACGTGATATAGACAACAAACCATATAAGAATATAAGCAAAAGAGATGGAACACCTACGCAGAGGTATGTGCAGTGTATGACATCTTACTGTATGTGCAGTGTATGACATATTACTGTATAGCCACGAAACAGAGGCCAAAAAATCTAATGTTACTTTTCCTATAAATGATTACAGAGAAACAATTTAGTGAAATGAAAATACTATTACTTCCTGAACTTTCGATATGCCCATAACTTCGAAACTGGTTCTCCTTCCGAATCACTGTCACTGTCCGAGGAAGATGTTATTGATACAGAATCATCTAAAAGATATTCCACAACCTGAAATTAGGAAGACTACACAGTTAGTCTTAGCTACGTATAGTCCAGTTCCTCTAGTACACCATTTTGATCGATAGCTTAAGATAAATATTGAAAACGACATTTTAAATCtgactcaattttataaaatcagcTTATAAGTTGAGATTTgtattcacttatatattacGAATTGTTCTTATTTCTAGTTGATGTGAATCTTTAACACATCATCTTCACACCGAGACTCCCAACTCGTACGATTGACTATATAATTATGGATGGTTTAATagcggtccgatagcgggtgacactATAGACTCAACAAACTCTCACTGGGATAGACTCTAAATGACTCTAATACtatattaagaaatgaactttaagcATAACTCACCAGTTTATCGATTTATAAGGTGAAGTTTACACTGACTTATATAGTTCGAATTGTcttatctctaatcgatgtggaatctccaccaacaaacaaaaacacaatCTACTGTGAACAAAAGTAAGCCATCCCTTAAGAGAACTATCATTCTTTTCTGTAAAAATTGTTTCTTTCCTTATCCATCTCTCTTTCCCCTTTTCTCACCCATCGTTAGCCCTTCAAGCTACTTACTCTCAAAGGATCCAGACACAAGGTAAAGAGAAAAACACTAGGAAGGATGAATGAGAACATACCTGGAATGCTGTTACAGGCTTGATATCTTGAATTTTTGATATTCCAGAATGTACATTGGGGCATTTTACGTTATTTAGCCAAACTACTGATTTGCAGTGTCCACAATATCCCCGGTTGGTTGTTAATATACTAGATAATGCACCTATACATATCAAAATCAACAACTTAAGACAGAAGAGAAAATTGAACCTCATGCGTGTTTCTCTATCTGCGAGAGAGAGAATAACTCCTTTCTGTTCTTATACCACACATGTATTTAACTGATAAATAATACAAAACTCAATGTTTTTCCTAACAGTTTCCAAAACAATTGAAACGAAGAATAATTTTTAAGTTCCATTCACCATTCTAACTTTAGCATCATTATACAGATCAGATAACCAACTAAATGTTATGGCTAGCAATTATCAACTCAATATATACTGACTCACACACAGCTAGGAACCTAATATCAAAGTAAAAGATTATAAATGTGCAATGATAGTTTCCTAGTCTCACTAGAGTATACTTTTATTCCATTATTTGACTGAGAACATATTGGATGTGAAAAAACTAACTGTTTAAGTACATTTCCTCAACATTCAGCTTACCAGTGTATGCTCCTTTAACACTCTCTTTCCAGTTAGTAATGAGTCTATTATCCACGGTTTCCTGCAAAAGCCTATAGTTCTTGCCTTCAACCGGTTTCACATGCTTCAGTTTAGCACCATTATCGAACAGTACAACATACTGCATCTGCCACAGATGGTTATCATTTGCAGCTATGTTCCATGACCTAAATATGCAATGTCTATGAGTCACCAGGGAGTTTATTTTCATAATGATATTTAACCATTTTCATGACAAATTCAAAGAACAGTCCAATGTAGAAAAATATATGATAGGTTCTTGTATTTCACATCCTAAAAAACCAAGATGTGGCTAAAATGATGAGTTGATGACTTGATGATGCAATGTAAATATGATGAACATAAAATAAGGAAAGCATTACCGGGAGACTAGCCCCGCGGAAACCAAAGATTTCATATCAAGAAAACTGAAAACGTGCACAAGAATATCTTGTGGAAGTTGCAGTGAACCTGCAATACAGGGAAAAGCAACTTCTTAAGCATGATTACTTTGCCttcattaattttcttattcttaTAAATAATCTGACCTTTCTCTACCAGGTGAGCTTTGCTGCGTCTCTTGTGAGAAACCATAGCATGCTTAAACTCTGTTACAGCCACATTCTTTTTTCGATTTGGTAGTGTTGCTTCCACATTCTGAAGGAGGAACTGGGCTGCTGAAACAGCATTCTTAGTCTCTATTCTAAAATCAGAATAGAAAAATAATGAGGAAAGTGGTCCTTGAAGGCAACATCTAGATGctcaattaataatttaatataaagttaaaattagtAACAATAGCTTGCTCCCCATTGAAAAGACAAAAACAACACTTCTCAGTTTTATGTATGgcctcttttattttatttttctctataaatactttttaaaaaagtaaaattaactGAGTTTCTCCCATAAACTGCAATCAACAATACACTTAACTTTTATTAAAAGTTCTTTCATTTAACTCATCCAAAACTTGAAGTGCAAAAGTTAAATTTAGTTATGGAAGATACTCAATTcatttaaatttcatattttttctcTCCTATAAATGTTTATGGACAAGTTTATATGAACAAGGTCAATTCTTCCATTGGTAAATGGAAATTCTCCAATACAGCTTTTAATACTGATTCTAATTCCAGTGAAAAGCAAGATATGGTTGCAATAAACAGTTTGATACTTTTATAGTTTATCTAATTGCATTGCTTGGTCAATATCAGGGAAAACTACCCTATCATATCCACATAAAGAAGCGTCCACCCTAACCACCACTTTCACCTTTCTGCACATTGCGTTTTCATGTTTCTTCTCTTTCAGACAAGAATATGTTTAAAACATTGTAGATTTGAAGTACAAAGTGTACTACGTAGACAGATGCTTCAGTAGGATTAAAAAGCTTTCAGCTCATACAAAATATTTCTCACAAGAACCAGCACTGTGATTGACACTTtcagaagaaaaacaaaagacaATTAATTGTAAGACAATCAAAATTATTCACAAATCTTGGTTGTAAAATTGCTACATTTTCCAGAAATCTCCTGAAAATTTCTATCAGAAGAAAAAGACACTACAATATTTGGTAACAATGgtcttcaaataataataattgctGACACATGACAATTGGCAGCAGTTACCACAATCCAAATGATTAGATTGAGATTTAAAATCATGTGTGGCGAGTTTGATTAACGAAACAAATCGATAATTATAACGAGAAAAACGATTAAAGAATGAAAAGCAGTAGCACGCATACTCTGGGAGGAGACGAAAGGCCAAGAGGGTGTCTTGGAAGATTATGGATTGCAAACTTTTGGGAATTTGATGAAATGCTTCTCTGAGGATAAAGCTTAACTCTTTGCAGGCAATTGGGTATCTGTAATACTTTGGTAGAGAATCTCTCAAGCCAAGTTTTTGGTATCTCTCTAAAGCGCTTGACATCTTCTCAACACTCTCTGTTCTGTTCTCCTCTCTTAATCCATCCAATTCACATCTTAACAACACATCACTGGGAAATGGGAATTAGGAATTGGGGATTGGGAAATACAGCAAATAGAACCCTAATCTTGTTTTATATGGTTAAATCTGTTACTCCATttcatcaaaattaatttttttaattatcttagTGCTTAGATATGTCTTTTAGCTCGTGTTAAACGAatgacttttaaattatattctttaaaaaaaaatctgttttttatttattgtatcttgattatttaaattataacaataattaaattgtataaaacatatttttttttttcatttttaaaaaattataaattttatttattattttttatttacatattcTATTCaagattaaaaaagtaaaatagttATCATGATTactatgtattataatttatttgattttcataagaaaaataaaaatagaattataacataaataaatagaaaagtaacaaagacataatgaaagtagaagaaaaaataaaaagtatttaatgAGTCACAGATTTTTCAATAGGAGAACTgaaaagttaaataatttatataaatttatatttcaactataaatatatgaataataatatttttattttattttaaatattagtttacatataatttatcttttattcatattattgaGAGATCCTAAGTATTATATATGATCTAAATTCTctcaatttttataaaaaattatgtgttttaaccattaatattaataaaatcaaattttaaatttattaattttataaaaaaaacaaattattgatgttatatttaaagttttactttaattcttattatattttaaaaaaattaaaattattgttcatcaaaacatttttaaattcaaaattcaatttgactcattctttttaaaatattcattcttttcaaataataataataataaatatagtgTACGTTGTCTCTCAAATAAgttacttttaaatttaatattattttaaatttaaataattatgaaatattaaaataaaataataaaataaaatattgatagaataataaaata encodes the following:
- the LOC137830605 gene encoding F-box protein At5g52880; protein product: MSSALERYQKLGLRDSLPKYYRYPIACKELSFILREAFHQIPKSLQSIIFQDTLLAFRLLPEIETKNAVSAAQFLLQNVEATLPNRKKNVAVTEFKHAMVSHKRRSKAHLVEKGSLQLPQDILVHVFSFLDMKSLVSAGLVSRSWNIAANDNHLWQMQYVVLFDNGAKLKHVKPVEGKNYRLLQETVDNRLITNWKESVKGAYTGALSSILTTNRGYCGHCKSVVWLNNVKCPNVHSGISKIQDIKPVTAFQVVEYLLDDSVSITSSSDSDSDSEGEPVSKLWAYRKFRK